TGTCCCCTGTAACATTGCCCCTCTTTGGTGTATCTTAGCGGCCCATGCGTCTGGAGAAAATCAAGCTCGCCGGGTTTAAATCATTCGTCGATCCAACCACTGTGCCGATTCCCAGTAATCTGGTTGGTGTCGTTGGGCCGAATGGTTGCGGCAAATCCAATGTTATCGATGCGGTCCGCTGGGTGATGGGTGAAAGCTCAGCAAAAATGCTGCGCGGCGAATCGATGGCGGATGTCATCTTCAATGGCTCATCTGCACGCAAACCTGTCGGTGCGGCAACCATCGAACTGCTTTTCGACAATGCGGAAGGGCGGGCCGGTGGTCAGTATGCCCAGTACAATCAGATATCGGTCAAACGTCAGGTCTCCCGTGACGGACAATCCCTCTACTATCTCAATGGGGTGCGTTGCCGTCGTCGTGATATCACCGACCTGTTTTTAGGTACCGGTCTGGGACCACGCAGCTACTCGATCATCGAACAGGGCATGATCTCCCGTCTGATCGAAGCGCGACCGGAAGATCTGCGTACCTTCCTCGAAGAGGCGGCCGGTATCTCCAAATATAAGGAGCGTCGTCGGGAGACCGAGAACCGCATCCGCCATACCCGGGAGAATCTGGAACGACTCACCGATCTGCGGGATGAAGTGGCGAAACAGCTGCAACATCTGCAGCGCCAGGCGGCAACCGCAGAAAAGTATCAAACCCTGAAGCAGGAAGAGCGTCAGACCAAGGCGGAGTTGCTGGCACTGCGTTGGCGTACCCTGGACCAGGATCTGCAACAGCGGCAGCGTAACATTGCCGAGCTGCAGAACCATCTGGAAGCGGCACTGGCGGAGCAGCGTAAGCTGGAGTCGGTGATCGAAGAGGATCGGGAGAAGCACACCGAAGCCAATGACCTGTTCAACGAAGTTCAGGGACGGTTTTACAGTCTGGGTGCCGAGATCAGCGGCCTGGAGCAGGCGATCCAGTTTGCCCGGGATACCCAGAAACAGCAGCAACAGGATCTGGAGCAGGTCGAACAGGCCTTTCAAGAGTCGGAGGCCCATCGGGCGCAGGATGAGACCAGGCTGAATGAGCTGAATAAAAATCTGCAGACCGAAGAGCCACTGCTGATGGAGGCCCGTGAGGATGAACATAAACTCTCTGAAGCGCTGAACCAGTCGGAGCAGGCGATGCAGAGCTGGCAGGCGGAGTGGGAACAGTTCAATCAGCAGGCCGCGGAACCGGCCCAGACCGCTCAGGTGGAGCGTACCAGGATCAACCATCTTGAGCAGCAGGGGGGCAATCTGGAGCGCCGTCTGCAGCGATTCGATGAAGAGCTGTCGCGCCTGGATGACAGCCGTCTGCTGGGTGAGATCGGCGAACTGGAAGCGGAGGAGTCGGGCCAGAAAGAGTCGGTGGATATCCTGCACAATCAGTTGAGCGAGATGGTTGAACAGATCAATCAGCAGCGGGAGCTCAACAACCAGCAGGCAAATCAACTCGACCAGGCACGGGCGGAACTGCAATCGAATAAAGGCCGACAGGCCTCATTGGAAGCACTGCAACAGGCGGCCCTGGGTGAGGCGGAAAGCGATATCGCCGAGTGGCTGGAGACAACCCAGTTGCAGTCGGCGCAACGGCTGGCGCAACAGATCAAGGTCACCCCACGCTGGCAGCAGGCGGTTGAGGTAGTGCTCGGTTTTCATCTGCAGGCGGTCTGTATCGACAACCTCGATCAGCTGAATGATGCGTTGCCCCATTTAGAGAAAGGCACATTGACCCTGTGGGAAGGGAGTGCGGCCAGCACAACAGAATCCCATGCGGAAGAGCTCGCCACTCAGATCGAGGCTCCCTGGAGTCTGCAGAATCTGCTGGCCGGAGTACGGATGGTGGATGATCTGCAGACCGCACTGCATCGTCGCCACAGCCTGAATCCAGGCGAGTCACTGATTACTCCCGAAGGGATCTGGCTGGGACGCAACTGGCTGAGAATCACCCGTGAGTCGGATGAGCGTGCCGGTGTACTCGGTCGCGAGGAAGAGCTGCGCATCCTGAAGCAGACTCTGGAAGAGCAACAGCTGCAGGTGGATGAACTGACCGAACAGCTGGAGCAGGGGCGTGAGCGACTCAAGCATCTGGAACAGGAGCGTGAGCAGTCCCAGGCCAACTACAACCAACTCAACCGGGCCCTGTCCGAGGTTCGCTCCAATCTGAGCAGTAAACGCACCCGGGCCGATCATCTGCGCCAGCGCCGCGAGCAGTTGCAGCAGGAGCAGCAGGAGATCGCCGAGCAGATCGAAAACGATCATCTGCTGATGGAAGAGACCCGCCAGCGTCTGCATCTGGCTCTGGAAGCGATCGAGACCCTGGGCAGCCGACGGGAGTCTCTGGTTCAGCGTCGCGATGAACTGAGGACCCAGGTCACCGAGGCGAGAGAGAAGCTAAACCAGCAGAGAACGGCCACCCACCAGCGGGAACTGCAGGTCGAATCGATGCGCACGGTGCACACCTCACTGACCCAGAACCTGCAGCGTGCCCGCAGTCAGCTGGAGCAGTTGACCCAGCGCCGCAATGAGTTAAAGCAAAGTCTGGAGAGTGCCGAGGCGCCGATGCAGCAGCAGCTGCAGGATCTGAATGTCAAACTGGAAGCCCGCAGTTCCGTCGAGCAGGAGCTGAACCAGGTCCGGCAGGGACTTGAGGATGTGGATGGCCATCTGCGTGAGAAGGAGCAGCAGCGGCATCAGGCTGAGCAGCAGGTGCAACAGCGTCGGGACAAGTTGAACCAGGCCCAACTGCAGAACCAGGAAGTATCAGTGCGACGTAACACACTACAGGAGCAGCTGGACGAAGGTGGACTGGTTGCTGAAGAGCTGTTCAAGACCATGCCTGAAGATGCCGGCGAATCTGTCTGGCAACAGAAGGTGGAGACATTGGCGAACCGGATCCAACGACTTGGGCCGATCAATCTGGCGGCCATCGACGAGTTTCAGGAGCAGTCCGAGCGCCTGAAATATCTTGAAGAGCAGCATGCGGATATCACCAGCTCTCTGGAAACCCTGGAAAACGCCATTCGCAAAATCGATCGGGAGACCCGAACCCGGTTCAAGGAGACCTTCGATAAGGTCAACTCCGGTATCAAGGATCTGTTCCCAAGGCTATTCGGTGGCGGTCATGCCTATCTGGAGTTGACCGGTGAAGATCTGCTGGATACCGGCGTCACCGTGATGGCGCGCCCACCGGGCAAACGCAACGCCAGCATCCACCTGCTCTCCGGAGGTGAGAAGGCACTGACGGCGGTGGCTCTGGTGTTCTCCATATTCCAGCTCAATCCAGCGCCTTTCTGTATGCTCGATGAGGTGGATGCGCCATTGGACGATGCCAATGTGGGACGCTTTTGCGAGATGGTGAAATCGATGTCCGATCAGGTACAATTCATTTTTATTACCCATAATAAGATCACCATGGAAATCGCTAACCAACTCTCTGGTGTCACCATGCATGAACCGGGTGTATCGCGTTTGGTAACTGTCGATGTGGAGGAGGCGGCTCAACTGGCCGCTCTGTAGAATCATGGATGCCACAACCCTGCGCATCGTTCTGCTACTGCTTGGGCTGGTATTTCTGGCCGCAATCTACTTCTATGAGACCGGACGTCGAAAGCGGGAAATGTCCCAGGCACGACGTCGGGTTGTGCCAGAGTTCAAAGAGCCTGAAATCGCATCGCCCACAGAAGAGAATGCCATCGCTGACGAGGTGACGATGGAGCACTCGGAGAATCTCCATCATCAGGAAGAGGATACCTGGGCCCAGTGGGAGGAAGAGGATACGGAACAGCTCAATGAAGAGTTTCCCGATTCTGAACCCATGCGTGCCGATGATGAGATCAGCTCGGATCTCGAGATGCGCACCGACGACAGCTTTGAGACTCCGGAGCAGCAGGAGCTGTTCGGATTCAGTGCTCAGGAAGAGTCGCCGGTGGACGTGCCGAAGCTGATCATCCAGATCAATCTGAAAGCCAGAAATGCCCCCTTCAACGGTCTGGATATTCAGAAAGCAATGAGCGAGACCGGCATGGTTTTAGGCAGTCTCTCGATCTATCACCGGCTCAGTGGTGACAGCCGGCAGACCCCCCAATTCAATCTGGCGAGCATGGTCGAGCCCGGTACTTTTCCTAGCGAGGATGTGGAGCAGTTCACCACCCCCGGGCTGACCCTGTTTACCCAGCTTCCGGTGCCGGGCGACAGTATGGCGGTCTTCTCCGACCTGCTGTTTACCGCCGAACGCCTGGCGGCCCTTCTGGACGGTGAGCTGCAGGATGATACTCACAGCGCCCTGAGCAAGCAGACCATCGAACACCTGCGCGGCCAGATCATCGAGCATCGTCGACTGGTTCAGCTGGCCAGGAGTAAAGGTTGAATCCCAGCCAGGAGATCCTCTCCCGGATCGAGGCATTGCGTCAGCAGATCAACGATCACAACCGACGCTACTACGTCTACGACGACCCCCTGATTCCCGATGCGGAGTACGACCGGCTGATGCGGGAACTGCAGTCTCTTGAGGCGGAGTATCCGGAGCTGATCAGTCCAAACTCACCCACCCAGAGAGTTGGTGACAAGCCCTTGTCGGGATTTGATGAGGTGGTACATCAAGTGCCAATGCTCTCCCTCGACAATGCGTTTGATGATAAAGAGATGAGGGATTTTGAGCGTCGCATCAAGGATCGTTTGAAACTGGCTGAGTCCGAACAGATCAACTATCTGGCAGAACCCAAGCTTGATGGCCTGGCCGTAAGTCTGCGCTATGAACAGGGAAGTCTGGTCATGGGAGCAACCCGGGGGGATGGCAATCGGGGTGAGGATGTCACCAGTAATGTGCGCACCATCAAAGCAATTCCGCTGAAGCTCCTGGGTGAGCAGTGGCCCGATGTGCTTGAGGTGCGGGGCGAAGTGTTTATGCCGAAAGCCGGTTTTGAAAGCCTCAATGAGCGGGCTCGCAAGGCCGATGAGAGAAGCTTCGTGAATCCACGCAATGCGGCCGCCGGATCGCTGCGACAACTTGATCCCCGAATTACGGCTCAGAGGCCATTGACCTTTCTCGCCTACGGCTTTGGTGAAGTCTCACCGGAGCATACCGAACTGAATCTCAGTGATCGGATCAACGCATTGAGATCCTTTGGCATTCCAACCTCTCCGCTGATGGCGGTGACGGATGGCATCCAGGGTTGTATCGATTATTACCGGCAACTTGAAACTGAGCGTGATGATCTCCCTTATGACATCGACGGGGTGGTATTCAAAGTCGATGATCTGGCGCTGCAAGCGCAGTTGGGTTTTGTCTCCCGTGCCCCCCGTTGGGCCGTGGCTTACAAGTTTCCGGCCCAGGAAGAGCTGACCCAGGTGGAGGCGATAGAGTTTCAAGTGGGCAGAACCGGAGCCGTCACACCGGTAGCCCGGCTGCAGCCTGTGTTTGTCGGCGGTGTCACGGTTAGCAATGCCACCCTGCACAATATGGACGAGGTACGGCGCAAGGATGTGAGGGTAGGGGATACGGTGGTGGTGCGCAGGGCCGGTGACGTGATCCCTGAAGTGGTCAGTGTGATACTGGAAAAGCGTTCGGCCTCCAGTCAGTCAGTGGATCTGCCGGAGCGTTGTCCGGTTTGCGATTCCGAGGTGGTTATCGCGGAAGGTGAGGCGGTGGCCCGCTGTTCCGGCGGTCTGTTCTGCCCGGCGCAGCGCAAGGAGGCAATCAAACATTTTGCCTCACGCAAAGCGATGGATATCGAAGGGCTGGGCGATAAACTGGTCGAACAGCTGGTGGAGCTGGAGATGATCTCTACCCCGGCGGATCTCTATGCGCTTACCCTGGAACAGCTCAGTGGACTTGAGCGGATGGCGGAGAAATCGGCGCAAAATCTGCTCGATGCCCTGAGCAAAAGCAAGCAGACCACCCTCAACCGGTTTCTCTATGGACTGGGTATCAGAGAAGTGGGGGAGGCTACAGCACAAGCCCTGGCGCAACAGTTTCTGACCCTCAAAGCAATCGAGGAGGCTGATGAGGAGTCACTGCAGGAGACCCCCGATGTGGGGCCGATCGTGGCCGCACACATCGTCTCCTTCTTTCGTCAATCGCATAACCGGGTCGTCATCGATGAGCTGTTGCAGGCGGGAATCGAGTGGCCGGAGGTTGCCCGGGTCGAGACTGCGGCTTCATCCCTGGTGGGCAAAACAGTCGTTATCACCGGTACCCTGAGCCGGCCCAGGGATGAGTTCAAACAGACCCTGCTGGCCCATGGGGCGAAAGTCACCGGCAGTGTCTCGAGCAAGACCGATTATCTGTTGGCCGGTGAAGCGGCAGGCTCCAAACTGACCAAGGCAGAAAAGCTGGGGGTCACCGTACTCAATGAAGCGGCCTTGGAAGCCTTATTGAATCAGGCCGAATAACGTCTCTGCTCGGGCGTTTTATTGGCTGCTCCCACGTGTTAGTTTTACGAAATGTATTGAATCCATCTGCTCGATTTTCCTCCAATCCGGTATTCGTAGGCTTGACAGGAAGGGAATTGATCAGAGGTTTCTCAAGAATCAAAAGTTTTAGTGGTATGTCTTATGAATGAACAATCGAATCAGGAACGGGAGATCATGATGGTGATGCGGAAACTGCTCACCACCATTGTGCGTGAAGTCACCCCGGAGTCGAAGAGCCTCAAACACCCGTTGTCTGAGAAGACGATCCAGGATATTCGTTACTGTCTAGGGTTGATCACCGCACGGGAGAAAGAGCTTGCCGATGAAGGTGGCCGCACCGCTCAGGAGCGCCCCTATTTTGTCGATGAACCCCCACAGACCAAGGTAGTCCCAATTTCCAACATCGGTAAGACCGGCAAGGAGCCTGAGGAGGAGTAGTCTGTTGTGGGAAACCTCATCCCCGGCCGTCAGGTCGGGGATGATGGTTCAGAGGGATCTACTTCTGTTCTGCCGGAGCAGCGGCATCACCACTCTCTTTTTCAGCGGTCGCCTCAGCGGCGCCCTCAGACTGCTTTGATGAAGCCATTGAAGCATCCTGTTGGGCATCAGGTGCCTGCTTGGCATTCTTCTCATTGAATACCAGTTTGCTGGAATCACGCAGTCCCTGCATATAGTCGGTAAGGGCCTTCTGCTGCAGGGCGGTTTGGATTTTACCCTTGACACTCTCCAGGGTGGGCGCCGGGCTCTGGCGGCTCTCCTCCAATAGGATGACATGCCAGCCGAATTGGGTCTGTACCGGTGCTGAGGAGTATTTGCCCTTTTCCATTTCAGTTAGCGCCTGAGCGAAAGGTTCGACCATCTGTGCGGCATCGAACCAGCCCAGGTCACCGCCATCTTTGCCGGTAGGTCCGGTTGAGTGCTGCTTGGCCAGTTCGGCGAAATCACTGCCACCATCCAGCTCGGTGATCAGGTTCTTGGCTTCCTCTTCCTGCTTCACCAGGATGTGTCTCGCCTTATACTCGGTATTCGACTGACTGGCATACTCGGCGTCATAGATCTGCTGAATCTCTTCGTCTGAAGGCTGATGTTTGGTGGCGTGCTCCTGGATTGCAACCTGGGTCAGCAACTTGGCTTTCAGCAATTCAAGAGAAGCCGAAACATCCTCGCGTTCAGCCAGGCCGGCCTTTTCCGCTGCCTGAGAGACGATCAGAATGTTGGCCAGCTCATTGAGTACGCCCATCTGCATTTCCGCCGAGGTCTTGGCATCGGGCACACCACGCATCCGATCCTGGAAGTAGAGGCTGTACATGGCCCGGGTGACCGGCTTGCCATTCACCGTCAACAGGGTGTTGACGTCCATATCCGCAGCATCGGTTTCTGTCTTAGCTGGCAGAGTGGCTGAGCGCTGGCTGTCGTTGGTGGCAACCGCTGTTGTCTGCTCCGTGGACTGATTACAGCCGCTCATAAGTCCAGCGCTGCACAGTGCAGCCAGAATGATCTGTTTGTTCATCATTGATCTTACCTTGTGGTGATTAAGTTTTTTTAGCGAGTTGTAGGAGTCTAGTTTGGTAACACTTTCTTAAAGGGTTTTACGGTTACCCGTGCATAGACTCCAGATTTTATATAGGGGTCCTCATCCGCCCAGGACTTGGCGCTCTCCAGGCTGTCGAATTCAGCAACGATCAGGCTGCCGGTAAATCCGGCCGGGCCTGGATCTTCCGCATCCACCGAAGGGTGGGGGCCTGCCAGCACGAGTCTTCCCTCGTTCTGTAACTGTTGCAGTCTTTGTACATGATCCGGACGAATTTTCAGACGCTGTTCCAGACTGTCTTCCCGGTCTTCAGCGATGATCGCGTAGAGCACTCAATTCTCCTCGGTTTCAGGTTCAGGTTCGCGCAAATGGCGTGCCAGATAGAAGGCTTGTAGAATCACAAAGCCCAGGGTCAGCCCCATCATGCCAAACAGTTTGAAGTTCACCCAGCTCTCTTCCAGGGAGTGGGCATCATGACACATCTGTAATTCAATGCCTTGAAACTGTGTGTGACAGCTATCGAAGTCGATTTGTTGCAATCCACTCAGTTCCATCAATTGACGCTCAGCGACGAAAAAGTCGTTCGCCACATAGAGGTTCAGGAAACCCAATA
This portion of the Candidatus Thiodiazotropha endoloripes genome encodes:
- a CDS encoding YciI family protein gives rise to the protein MLYAIIAEDREDSLEQRLKIRPDHVQRLQQLQNEGRLVLAGPHPSVDAEDPGPAGFTGSLIVAEFDSLESAKSWADEDPYIKSGVYARVTVKPFKKVLPN
- a CDS encoding segregation and condensation protein A produces the protein MNEQSNQEREIMMVMRKLLTTIVREVTPESKSLKHPLSEKTIQDIRYCLGLITAREKELADEGGRTAQERPYFVDEPPQTKVVPISNIGKTGKEPEEE
- a CDS encoding peptidylprolyl isomerase, which translates into the protein MMNKQIILAALCSAGLMSGCNQSTEQTTAVATNDSQRSATLPAKTETDAADMDVNTLLTVNGKPVTRAMYSLYFQDRMRGVPDAKTSAEMQMGVLNELANILIVSQAAEKAGLAEREDVSASLELLKAKLLTQVAIQEHATKHQPSDEEIQQIYDAEYASQSNTEYKARHILVKQEEEAKNLITELDGGSDFAELAKQHSTGPTGKDGGDLGWFDAAQMVEPFAQALTEMEKGKYSSAPVQTQFGWHVILLEESRQSPAPTLESVKGKIQTALQQKALTDYMQGLRDSSKLVFNEKNAKQAPDAQQDASMASSKQSEGAAEATAEKESGDAAAPAEQK
- the smc gene encoding chromosome segregation protein SMC, producing MRLEKIKLAGFKSFVDPTTVPIPSNLVGVVGPNGCGKSNVIDAVRWVMGESSAKMLRGESMADVIFNGSSARKPVGAATIELLFDNAEGRAGGQYAQYNQISVKRQVSRDGQSLYYLNGVRCRRRDITDLFLGTGLGPRSYSIIEQGMISRLIEARPEDLRTFLEEAAGISKYKERRRETENRIRHTRENLERLTDLRDEVAKQLQHLQRQAATAEKYQTLKQEERQTKAELLALRWRTLDQDLQQRQRNIAELQNHLEAALAEQRKLESVIEEDREKHTEANDLFNEVQGRFYSLGAEISGLEQAIQFARDTQKQQQQDLEQVEQAFQESEAHRAQDETRLNELNKNLQTEEPLLMEAREDEHKLSEALNQSEQAMQSWQAEWEQFNQQAAEPAQTAQVERTRINHLEQQGGNLERRLQRFDEELSRLDDSRLLGEIGELEAEESGQKESVDILHNQLSEMVEQINQQRELNNQQANQLDQARAELQSNKGRQASLEALQQAALGEAESDIAEWLETTQLQSAQRLAQQIKVTPRWQQAVEVVLGFHLQAVCIDNLDQLNDALPHLEKGTLTLWEGSAASTTESHAEELATQIEAPWSLQNLLAGVRMVDDLQTALHRRHSLNPGESLITPEGIWLGRNWLRITRESDERAGVLGREEELRILKQTLEEQQLQVDELTEQLEQGRERLKHLEQEREQSQANYNQLNRALSEVRSNLSSKRTRADHLRQRREQLQQEQQEIAEQIENDHLLMEETRQRLHLALEAIETLGSRRESLVQRRDELRTQVTEAREKLNQQRTATHQRELQVESMRTVHTSLTQNLQRARSQLEQLTQRRNELKQSLESAEAPMQQQLQDLNVKLEARSSVEQELNQVRQGLEDVDGHLREKEQQRHQAEQQVQQRRDKLNQAQLQNQEVSVRRNTLQEQLDEGGLVAEELFKTMPEDAGESVWQQKVETLANRIQRLGPINLAAIDEFQEQSERLKYLEEQHADITSSLETLENAIRKIDRETRTRFKETFDKVNSGIKDLFPRLFGGGHAYLELTGEDLLDTGVTVMARPPGKRNASIHLLSGGEKALTAVALVFSIFQLNPAPFCMLDEVDAPLDDANVGRFCEMVKSMSDQVQFIFITHNKITMEIANQLSGVTMHEPGVSRLVTVDVEEAAQLAAL
- the zipA gene encoding cell division protein ZipA, which translates into the protein MDATTLRIVLLLLGLVFLAAIYFYETGRRKREMSQARRRVVPEFKEPEIASPTEENAIADEVTMEHSENLHHQEEDTWAQWEEEDTEQLNEEFPDSEPMRADDEISSDLEMRTDDSFETPEQQELFGFSAQEESPVDVPKLIIQINLKARNAPFNGLDIQKAMSETGMVLGSLSIYHRLSGDSRQTPQFNLASMVEPGTFPSEDVEQFTTPGLTLFTQLPVPGDSMAVFSDLLFTAERLAALLDGELQDDTHSALSKQTIEHLRGQIIEHRRLVQLARSKG
- the ligA gene encoding NAD-dependent DNA ligase LigA, whose product is MNPSQEILSRIEALRQQINDHNRRYYVYDDPLIPDAEYDRLMRELQSLEAEYPELISPNSPTQRVGDKPLSGFDEVVHQVPMLSLDNAFDDKEMRDFERRIKDRLKLAESEQINYLAEPKLDGLAVSLRYEQGSLVMGATRGDGNRGEDVTSNVRTIKAIPLKLLGEQWPDVLEVRGEVFMPKAGFESLNERARKADERSFVNPRNAAAGSLRQLDPRITAQRPLTFLAYGFGEVSPEHTELNLSDRINALRSFGIPTSPLMAVTDGIQGCIDYYRQLETERDDLPYDIDGVVFKVDDLALQAQLGFVSRAPRWAVAYKFPAQEELTQVEAIEFQVGRTGAVTPVARLQPVFVGGVTVSNATLHNMDEVRRKDVRVGDTVVVRRAGDVIPEVVSVILEKRSASSQSVDLPERCPVCDSEVVIAEGEAVARCSGGLFCPAQRKEAIKHFASRKAMDIEGLGDKLVEQLVELEMISTPADLYALTLEQLSGLERMAEKSAQNLLDALSKSKQTTLNRFLYGLGIREVGEATAQALAQQFLTLKAIEEADEESLQETPDVGPIVAAHIVSFFRQSHNRVVIDELLQAGIEWPEVARVETAASSLVGKTVVITGTLSRPRDEFKQTLLAHGAKVTGSVSSKTDYLLAGEAAGSKLTKAEKLGVTVLNEAALEALLNQAE